In a single window of the Rhodamnia argentea isolate NSW1041297 chromosome 2, ASM2092103v1, whole genome shotgun sequence genome:
- the LOC125313654 gene encoding uncharacterized protein LOC125313654 has product MKPELSDKIKEEVMKLLKVGFIETIPYADWIANIVPVIKKDGKIRVCVDYRDLNKASPKDDFPLPHIDVTVDSTAGFELFSFMDGFSGYNQIPMKEEDKDKTSFTTPWGNFCYKVMPFGLRNAGAMYQKAMALEKIKQYLISPPVLVPPIPEYPPTLYLTIHQESLGALLAQTNPKDGKERAIYYPSKKFTTSEMNYSPIERTRVAIVWVLRRLRQYTLHYHIQLVTENDPIKYLLEKPTLVGKLAKWQVMLSEFDIRSSPQKSVKGRAIADLLA; this is encoded by the exons ATGAAACCCGAACTCTCGGacaagattaaagaggaagtgatgaaacttcttaaaGTTGGCTTTATTGAAACCATTCCTTACGCGGACTGGATTGCTAACATCGTCCCCGTCATAAAGAAGGACGGGAAAATTCGAGtgtgcgtggattatcgggatttGAATAAAGCAAGcccgaaagatgatttcccTCTACCACACATCGACGTAACGGTTGATAGCAcagcggggtttgaattgttttcgttTATGGACGGGTTCTCCGGATACAATCAAATACCGATGAAGGAGGAAGATAAGGATAAAACTTCATTCACCACCCCTTGGGGaaacttttgttacaaggtcATGCCTTTTGGGCTAAGAAATGCCGGGGCAATGTATCAAAAGGCCATG GCATTGGAGAAGATCAAACAGTATTTGATTTCCCCACCAGTCTTGGTACCACCTATTCCAGAATACCCGCCGACATTATATTTGACGATCCATCAAGAGTCGCTAGGAGCATTGTTGGCACAAaccaatcctaaagatggaaaagagagagccATTTACtacccgagcaaaaagttcaccacctcAGAAATGAATTATTCTCCCATCGAAAGGACCCGTGTTGCAATAGTTTGGGTACTTCGCAGATTGAGGCAGTACACTCTGCATTATCACATTCAATTGGTGACAGAGAATGACCCGATTAAGTATCTGCTAGAAAAACCAACATTGGTTGGGAAActagccaagtggcaagtgatGTTGTCAGAGTTTGACATAAGAAGTTCACCTCAGAAATCTGTTAAGGGACGCGCTATAGCAGATTTGCTAGCGTAA
- the LOC115730868 gene encoding uncharacterized protein LOC115730868: MGKNDIQVFKIPRDELLAWWDSMGEANRTYAKTRLGYLLDLMKIECPPAFIQAMAQFWDPITATFNMEGLELTPTLEEYSAAIGVDFTPRLVQPPIGYEPLSSLAEFLDTNLFEVILITEQPRGRIRTRPRTRIEREEPSPRVGVLETQVNSLVVMITEMKALLEASHARQPAIPDLNNPAHPSPSNVSDKGQHEGAHPVPEVTQAPRVNPQPKALLVVINLEKEEKGKSAVRTEEGAKRLAKIEECLSSQGYELARFDKISPFAKIEVPPDYKEPEFVEKYNGTGRPRAHLKYYLRKMAHYSDYVPLLMNTFQESLACAALAWFIELDLEDYDGWEDLAEDFLHRYKFNTATAPTREDLLRTVKGKNEQIRTYAQRWRALATQVKPSIPEDELVDLFLKALPYEYFDKLNMSGCQTFVHPIKVAKRPEWAMRERKAPEVPARRQYALRKEGGAGVDIAFVPNPPKPKQFSNSNPTQGGSSWSTQKVQEPRKKPPPKRFTPLPRPLSKLLPMLLEERLVAKEPPRPNPMKYPGYDEGRSCVYHMGERGHNVDNCYILKLKVQALIDNHLVEFDKTAPNVQQNPLPDH, from the exons ATGGGGAAGAATGATATCCAAGTATTCAAGATCCCTCGAGATGAGCTCCTAGCTTGGTGGGATAGTATGGGTGAAGCCAATCGGACGTACGCCAAGACACGACTGGGATATTTGCTGGACTTGATGAAGATCGAATGTCCTCCCGCTTTCATCCAAGCCATGGCGCAATTTTGGGATCCGATCACCGCCACATTCAACATGGAAGGACTCGAGCTCACTCCTACTCTAGAGGAGTATAGTGCCGCCATCGGAGTTGATTTTACACCTCGTCTTGTCCAACCCCCGATAGGATATGAACCCCTTAGTTCCTTAGCTGAATTCTTAGATACTAATCTTTTCGAG gtgattttaatcacggaacAACCAAGAGGTCGTATTAGAACTCGTCCGAGAACCAGAATAGAGCGGGAAGAGCCGAGCCCGAGAGTCGGTGTTCTCGAGACACAAGTGAACTCGCTGGTGGTGATGATAACAGAGATGAAAGCTTTGCTGGAAGCTTCTCATGCAAGACAGCCGGCGATACCGGATCTGAACAATCCTGCTCATCCATCACCATCTAACGTTAGCGATAAGGGGCAACATGAAGGCGCCCATCCTGTTCCCGAAGTCACTCAAGCTCCTCGGGTTAATCCACAACCTAAAGCGTTGCTCGTAGTTATCAATttggagaaggaggagaagggaaAATCTGCGGTTAGAACGGAAGAAGGGGCTAAGAGGTTggccaagatcgaagaatgtctGAGTAGTCAAGGCTATGAGCTAGCCAGATTTGATAAGATCTCCCCTTTTGCGAAAATTGAGGTGCCGCcagattacaaggaaccggaattTGTCGAAAAGTACAACGGGACAGGCCGTCCTCGtgctcatttgaaatattatctgCGCAAGATGGCGCATTATTCGGATTATGTCCCTCTCTTAATGAATACGTTTCAAGAAAGTTTGGCATGCGCCGCTTTGGCCTGGTTCATCGAGTTAGACTTAGAAGATTACGATGGTTGGGAGGATTTAGCTGAAGATTTTCTGCATcggtacaagtttaacaccgcTACAGCCCCTACTCGAGAAGACTTGCTTAGAACCGTGAAAGGAAAAAACGAGCAGATCCGCACGTATGCCCAGAGGTGGCGAGCCTTGGCGACGCAAGTTAAACCGTCTATCCCGGAAGATGAATTGGTGGACTTGTTTCTAAAGGCACTCCCATACGAATACTTTGACAAGTTGAACATGTCGGGTTGTCAGACATTTGTCCATCCGATAAAAGTTGCGAAAAGGCCGGAATGGGctatgagagaaagaaaagcccCAGAAGTGCCGGCAAGACGCCAGTATGCATTGAGAAAAGAAGGTGGGGCGGGAGTTGACATTGCCTTTGTACCGAATCCACCAAAGCCCAAACAGTTCTCGAATTCCAACCCAACACAGGGAGGGTCGTCATGGTCGACGCAAAAGGTGCAAGAACCGAGGAAGAAGCCACCTCCTAAGCGGTTCACGCCCCTTCCTAGGCCATTATCCAAGTTGCTTCCGATGCTATTGGAGGAGCGTTTAGTTGCGAAAGAACCGCCAAGGCCAAACCCAATGAAATATCCCGGATATGATGAAGGCCGGTCGTGTGTCTATCATATGGGGGAGAGAGGACATAATGTCGACAACTGCTACATCCTAAAACTCAAGGTGCAAGCCCTTATTGATAACCATCTTGTGGAGTTTGACAAGACGGCGCCTAATGTACAACAGAATCCGCTCCCTGATCACTAG